ATCTACACCGGATCTGTTCTGATCACAGCCCAATCCTTACATCTATGGATGGTTATCAAAAGTTAATAAGAAGTTGCTTTAAATATGACCATCGATGTGTTAAACGAGAGGGTTTCGTGGAGACAGTGGATAAGAGCTGGAAGAGCCAGGGAAGTGGCCAAGTGAGAGTGATGGATAGAATAGCAGGATGCAGAAGAGCCATATCTAATTGGAAGAGACAGGCGAAACCGAACTCGGCTGTAAGAATCCAGGCGCTGCATTACCAGATCGATGAAGCATCAAGACAGGAGCATTTTGCTAGGGAAGAACTGGAGACTCTTAAAAAAGAGCTGAATGAGGAATATATTCACGAAGAAGAGTTCTGGTTACACCAAAGCAGGCTCAATTGGTTGCGGTCAGGTGATAGAAATACAAAATTTTTTCATGCAATCACCAAGAATAGACGAGCTCAGATCAAAATCAAGAGTCTAGTAGATGATGCTGGGACAGAGTGGTTTGCAGACAGAGAGCTTGGAAGAGTGGCAGAGAGCTACTTCAAGACCTTGTTTACTTCCGAAGATGTGGGGATTGATCTTGATGAATGGAGTGAAATGCCAACTCTGCTCTCCCCCACTCAGAATGAGCAGCTGATGAAACCAGTAACGAAGGAGGAAGTGAAGAAGGCAGTTTTTGACATTAACCCAAACAAATGTCCAGGCCCGGATGGGATGAGCGGTCACTTCTTCCAGCAGTTCTGGGAATCAAACGGAGAGGAGATAACAGGGATGGTGCAGCGGTTCTTTGAAACCGGATTATTGGAGGAGGGCATGAACAACACCAACATCTGCCTCATACCAAAGATCCTGAATGCAAAGAAGATGAGTGAGTATCGACCCATTAGCTTATGCAATGTGGTCTACAAGATTATCTCCAAATTCATGGCTCGACGACTAAAGAAGGTCCTACCCAGCATCATCTCAGAAACCCAAGCAGCATTTGTAGAAGGGAGGCTGATATCAGACAACATTTTGGTGGCGCATGAGCTCCTACATGCGCTAAACTCTGATAACAAGTGTTCAGAGGAGTTCATCGCCATTAAGACTGATATCTCAAAGGCGTATGATCGGGTAGAGTGGGCCTTCTTAGATAGAGCAATGCAGATGATTGGCTTCTCTGCGGCCTGGCGCGGCCTCATTATGAGCACAGTCTCATCAGTCAAATATCAGGTCCTAATCAATGGAGACCCCTATGGGATATCACTCCCTCAAGAGGCTTGAGACAGGGGGATCCGCTATCACCATACCTCTTTGTCATTTGCACTGAGGTATTGGTTCAGTTACTGAGGTTGGCAGAGCAGAAACGATTGATCTCGGGACTCAGAGTAGCTAGGCGAGCCCCCCCGGTCTCCCACTTACTGTTTGCGGACGATAGTATGATCTATTGCAAGAGTTCAGAAGAAGAGCTTACTCATCTCGTGCAGCTTCTGAGTAAGTACAGCCTAGTCTCGGGGCAGCGGATCAACTATCACAAGTCGAGTATCTACTTCGGCAAGCACATACCAAGAGCCAGACGACATGAGATAAAGGAAAAGCTAGGCATAGAGAATACGGGAGGTGAAGGTTTTTACCTGGGATTACCAGAATCCTTTGGGGGCTCTAAAGTCTCCATTCTGAGTTATCTTAAGGAAAACCTGAGCAAAAGGATCCATGGGTGGCAAACGAAGTATCTCTCTCCAGGAGGGAAAGAGGTGATGCTCAAAGCGGTGGCTATGGCACTTCCCACATATACAATGGCGTGCTTCTTGATCCCTAAGACGATTTGCAAGCAGATTATGTCCCTAATGTCGGATTTCTGGTGGCGCAACAAGGTGGACGCGAAAGGAATGCATTGGAAGAGTTGGGATAGCCTCTGCAAACCGAAAGCAAGTGGCGGGCTGGGCTTCAAGGACTTAGAGGCTTTTAATCTGGCTCTTCTGGGAAAACAATTATGGAGAATGCTCTCAAATAAGGATTCTCTAATGACAAAGGTGTTTAAGAGCAGATACTTTAGAGATTCAGACCCTCTCAACGCTCCCCTGGGCTCTCGACCTTCATATGCATGGAGGAGCATCCACGCAGCCCAGAAGCTTGTTCAACAAGGGGCCAGAGTCATTATTGGGAATGGTAAAGATTCATTGGTCTGGCGTGACCGCTGGGTAGGAAAACAACCGGCTAGGATGGTCACCTCGATGAGAATGATGGAAGCTGAGCACCGTGTGAGAGGCACAGAAAATATGAGAGTCTGCGATTTGCTTTGTGGAAATGGCAGGGAATGGAACCAAGAGCTACTGCATCGCCTATTCACGGAGGAAGATTGTGAGAAGATTGAGCGAATCAGGCCAGTAGGGGGAAGTAGTGCAGACACTTACTCCTGGGAATACACGAAGACAGGGCATTATACGGTGAAATCGGCATATTGGGTCCAAACGGAAGTGCTGTGGCGTGAGAAAGAAAACCAGGAAGTGCTACAACCGAGCTTTGATGCTATATACCAAAGGGTGTGGAGCTTAAATATCAGTCCAAAGGTGAAGCATTTCCTGTGGAGATGTCTAAATAATGCACTTCCGGTGGCAGACAATATGGTTCACAGACACATTGCAAAGGATAGACGATGTAGCAGATGTGGAGAAGCGGCTGAGACGATCAACCATATGCTGTTCCAATGTCATTATGCACGCCGGCTCTGGCAGAAGCTAATGTACATACTCCCCCTCCAGGGATATGGGCAGAGTCTCTTCATACAAACATCCATTGGGTCTTAAACCTAAAACAAGAGTACCCAAAGGATCAAGTAGAGGAGTCTCTTGCCCCATGGATTTTATGGAGATTGTGGAAGAATAGGAATGAAATGCTGTTCAGGGGAAATGAGTATGAAATCTCTGAAACTGTGGAGAAGGCTTGGGAAGATATTGAAGAATGGCAGTGCAGAGAGGAGGCGAAAGTGGAAGTGGTTAAAAAAACCACAACAGAGAAACCAGATAGGAAATGGCTACCACCAGCACCAACTTGGCTTAAATGCAATACAGATGGCTCTTGGGAGAAGGAGACAGATCAAGGTGGTGCAGGTTGGATAACGAGGGATCACACCGGGAGTCTGTTGTGGGCGGGGGCAAAGAAAATGGTAGGGATGGGATCGGCACTGGATTCAGAGGCTGAAGCATTAAAATGGGCTATCTGCACGATGAATGGGTTCAGGTATAAAAGAGTAATCTTCGAGACTGACTCTCTTGTGCTGCAGAAGATGATACGAGGTGAAGAAGAGGTCTGGCCGAGAATGAGACCCATTATCCAGGATATTCAGTCCGTTCTGTCCCGCCAGAGTGAGTATGTGGTGGAGTACTATCCCCGAAGTGGTAACAAAGTTGCAGATAGAATAGCGAAGGAGACTGCTGCGTTTACGTCCATTGTCCCTAAGCTGTATTCTATTGTGCCTGTTTGGTTGAATCCCTGTATGGAGGCTGAGAAGCTTTTGTAACAATCTGAGTGGGATTAATGATAAGTAGttgttgagttaaaaaaaaaaaaaaaaaacaaatatatttggTTTGCTTTTAAGCCTTCTTCAATAATCAGATCTTCCGCATGGATATGTTCAGATTACTAGTCTTGCAGAAGGAAGTCACTGTGTTTGGTCGTATATTGATCGTGGGGTCCTCCAATATTTTCTCTGTCTGAATTTTCgagttttagaaaatattatgtGGTGCTCCTAGAatctttttgtttgaaaaatctTCTTCTACATGCCAAAAAGGTTCGATTAATCCCAGCACAAATTCAAATCACAAATGTTATTATATTCTCTAAccatatctatatatttatatgttttttggACAAcagcaatatatatatgtatttccaTGACAATCTATTGTTAATTTTGATGGCCAcgaaaaacattattaattatttgatttttttttttttttttttttttttttttgtgaaactgctttcattaaaacatgaaaataactTTAAAACATTAGAGCAAGAGCCTGTTTGGCAACAGTGTCTGCTCTATCATTGTTTACTCTAGGGATAAACTTAAACATCCTAAACTATTAAAGGAGAAGTACAAATTGTATTTACCCCTTAAAGTTGCACAAATATTACAAAGGAATGCCACTAACCTTAATTTCCTTAAATGCTgccatttttaatataacttcACCTATTCCCCTAAATTATAGCTAACTAATATTAATCCAAAGTATAAACGTATTAAATGCTATCGTTTCAAATCGTTGGTAATAATTCTACATAACTTCTTCATCCTCACAATATTTTATCTtggtattattttttctttttggtgcaAACTGCAATGCACATCCCAATTAAATGGTTACGGTTTTCTCTTTGTTGACTTCCCCAGACATTAGTCTTCTTTTCATATCTTTCCTTTATTTGAACAAATTCTTCTTCCTCTAATATAACTATAGTACATGCATTactataattatttatcaaatttggTACAAAgagtttattttatgtattttatttgtgttttccATAAACACATTTTCTGTTCTTaacaaactattatttttgaaCGCACAAAATCTTTAAGAATATTCTCTACTATTAAAAACTTAATCAGTTGTTAAAAAGCATGCTCACTTTTGgggaagaaaatataaatacttcCTGTAATTTATCTTACcaattcaatattttatttaatgtaccATTGATTTAGCATATACGATATTTGTCTTTATAATATTGGATTTTTACACTcatatttaatcaaaaataaaataccgAGTCAAAACCATGATCAAAATATATAGTCTAAAACCAtgataaaaatatcaattttccACTTTGACAGtcttacaaatataaaaaacatatacgGGTCAAAAACCATGATCAAAATACATTATACATATATGAAACTATATCCATTTAGACTGTAAAATGTAAATAGACAACTATatgtcaaaatatataaataaaacattaattaatgtgttaatatattattttatacattttcatATAACAATAATTCAATGTAAATCTAATACgatttatatatgataagaAATGTGGGTGATACAATTGAcggttcaaaaaataaaaaaaaattaatgtattataaatttatttaataggataaatgtcaaaaatatacaccatcatttaaaataaataaatatttattcatttttattaagaaaatataacacCCGGGCGGGCGCCCGGGTCCAACTCTAGTGACAATATTAAAAGCGTTAGATAGAAGGTAGATATCATTAAGGGGGCCTGCGATCTCCAACTTCTTCCCTTTTGAATTGACGAGCTTGATCAAAGCTTGAAAGTCCGAGAGAATCAAGAGAGAGGTGATCCCTTTATCAATAGCAGAGTTCATGGCTGAACGCATAGCCAAGGTTTCCGCGAAGAGGGGCGACTTTACAAAGCTTGCAGTCGCAGAATGAGTTGAAGACGACCCTGTATCATCGATGATCCAGCCAAGAC
The Raphanus sativus cultivar WK10039 chromosome 1, ASM80110v3, whole genome shotgun sequence DNA segment above includes these coding regions:
- the LOC130495557 gene encoding uncharacterized protein LOC130495557; amino-acid sequence: MLFRGNEYEISETVEKAWEDIEEWQCREEAKVEVVKKTTTEKPDRKWLPPAPTWLKCNTDGSWEKETDQGGAGWITRDHTGSLLWAGAKKMVGMGSALDSEAEALKWAICTMNGFRYKRVIFETDSLVLQKMIRGEEEVWPRMRPIIQDIQSVLSRQSEYVVEYYPRSGNKVADRIAKETAAFTSIVPKLYSIVPVWLNPCMEAEKLL